In Nicotiana tabacum cultivar K326 chromosome 11, ASM71507v2, whole genome shotgun sequence, a single window of DNA contains:
- the LOC107768607 gene encoding agamous-like MADS-box protein AGL28, which produces MEGKKTEGKQKIPMMKIENESDRYASFSKRRSTLYDKASELVGECDVDIGIILFSPANKPHSFFHPTAEAVLDRFKNPVFTMLNLSKLEFMALDISGNNYLPWLLDAEIHLGAKGLGDTIKEGNEALSQDNAKAMIFLGHHLDERLKSEYLTLKDPF; this is translated from the exons ATGGAGGGTAAGAAGACCGAAGGGAAACAAAAAATTCCCATGATGAAAATAGAAAATGAAAGCGATCGTTATGCCTCATTTTCTAAACGTCGTTCTACCTTATATGATAAAGCTAGTGAACTGGTTGGAGAGTGCGATGTTGATATAGGTATAATTCTTTTCTCCCCAGCGAATAAGCCTCATTCATTTTTTCATCCAACTGCTGAAGCCGTTCTTGATCGTTTTAAGAATCCTG ttttcactatgttgaatttgtcaaaacttgaatttaTGGCACTTGACATCTCTGGAAATAATTATTTGCCATGGttacttgatgctgaaattcaccttggtGCTAAAGGTCTTGGTGACACTATTAAAGAAGGAAATGAAGCATTAAGTCAGGATAACGCGAAAGCCATGATTTTCCTTGGCCATCATCTCGATGAAAGGTTAAAAAGTGAATATTTAACCTTGAAAGATCCATTTTAA